The window ACTGCATATACGTCATACCCCAGTGTTTCACTAAGATATTTTGCACAGTAGGAAGTATCTAAACCTCCACTAAACGCTAAGATGACTTTCTTGTTCATTGCTATATTTAATTTCTGGTTGTGCATTCACAACACTGTTTACTTTATTATGATCAGGCTGATTATTTACAGCCTCATTATTTTTTATATTTTCAGGAACAAATAACATTGCTGTACATAAGCAGTTTTTACGTTCCTTTTTCATTAGAATCTCATAATTCACACAGTTCTTACAACCGCTCCAGAATTCTTCATCCTGAGTAAGTTCAGAATAAATGACCGGCTTGTATCCTAAATCACTATTGATTTTCATTACCGCAAGTCCTGTTGTTAATCCGAATACCTTTGCTTCAGGATATTTTTCTCTAGATAACTGGAAAACTTTATGCTTAATCTGAGTAGCTACTCCACCATGCCTGAATTTGGGAGATACAATCAGCCCCGAATTGGCAACAAATTTCCCATGTGACCAGGTCTCTATATAACAGAAGCCTACCCACTCACCGTTTTCAGTAGCAACCACAGCATTGCCTTCTGAAATCTTCTTACTCAAATATTCGATGGAACGTTTTGCGATTCCCGTTCCTCTACGCTGTGCAGAATCATACATTTCCTGCTGTATTTCACTCACATACATTAGATGTTCGCATGAGGAAATTTCTATTTCCATTTATTTATCTAAATTTTTTGGCAAATTTAAAATATAATTTCTTTAAAAACCAAATTAAAAAGATATTTTTTTTGTTTTAAAAATTTACACAGGTAAAATTATCTTTATTCAAATATATATATTTGCTTATTTATTATATATTTGCTAAAATAATATAGTTATGGAAAACACATGTCCTAAGTGCAAAGGAAACAAGGTAGTTAAAAGCGGTATAATCAACGAAAAACAGAGATTTCACTGCAAAAGCTGCAACTATTATTTTACGGTTAAAAAACTAGGAAAACAGATTGACGATTATTATGTCACCAAAGCATTACAGCTTTATCTTGAAGGTTTAAGCTACCGTGAAATTGAAAGAATTATTGGTGTTTCCCATGTTACCATAAGCTCATGGATCAAAAAATACAATATTACAAGACCTCCACATTCGGAATTTCATCCTGTTTATAAAATACTGAAACAAAATGAATTAATTGAATACATAGCACAGGAAGAGAATATTAAGAACTCCGGGATTATTATTACTCAGTTTGCGGACAAGTACATGTTGATTAAATGGGAAAGATTTAAGAAGTAGATGCAAGGTTCGGGGTTCGGGGTTCGAGATGCGAGGCGCAATAAAAAACAATTAATTATCAGCGTTTTATAAATAAAACAAATTCAAAAATCCGGATTACAAAACTCGAAATTCGTATCTCGTAACAAATTATACCTATACTATTACCACTAATATATATTAAATTTTCGTAAATAAATTATTAATTACAATTTGGCTTTCACAAAAAACAACACCAAAAATTGATAATTTATGAAGAAATTACTTACATTCATTGGAGTGGCCTTAATTAGCGGTTCTATGTATTCGCAGGGTTCTCCTGATTACGGCAGTGGGTTAAAAATAAACCTCAATCCTGAAGGAGACAAATTCATCAGATTTATTTTATGGGACCAGCTTTGGCTAAGGAACAGCCAAATGAACCCTGGAAGTATGGTTGGAAATGAACCAACAGACAATACATGGAACCTGGGAAACAGGCGATTACGTGCTTTAACCTACGCACAGATCTCTAAGAGATATATGATCCTTCTTCATTTTGGAATTAATAATCAAACCTTCATCAACGGCGGTGCTTCAGGAACCTCAGGAACAGGAGGTTACGGAAATGGAAAAGAAAACCCAAATGTTTTTTCATGATGCATGGAATGAATATGCAGTTATTTTACCTGGAGAAGCAGGAAAATTCAGTTTATCTTTAGGGGCCGGACTTCATTACTACATGGGACTTTCCCGTATGACCATGGCTTCTACCCTAAACTTCCTTACGGTAGATTCTCCGGTCTTTTCCTGGCCACTGATTGATAATTCTGATCAGTTTGGAAGACAAATCGGAATGTTTGCTAAAGGTAAATACGGTAAACTAGAATATCGTTTCAGTTTAAACAAGCCTTTCGCTAC of the Chryseobacterium capnotolerans genome contains:
- a CDS encoding GNAT family N-acetyltransferase translates to MEIEISSCEHLMYVSEIQQEMYDSAQRRGTGIAKRSIEYLSKKISEGNAVVATENGEWVGFCYIETWSHGKFVANSGLIVSPKFRHGGVATQIKHKVFQLSREKYPEAKVFGLTTGLAVMKINSDLGYKPVIYSELTQDEEFWSGCKNCVNYEILMKKERKNCLCTAMLFVPENIKNNEAVNNQPDHNKVNSVVNAQPEIKYSNEQESHLSV
- a CDS encoding IS1/IS1595 family N-terminal zinc-binding domain-containing protein → MENTCPKCKGNKVVKSGIINEKQRFHCKSCNYYFTVKKLGKQIDDYYVTKALQLYLEGLSYREIERIIGVSHVTISSWIKKYNITRPPHSEFHPVYKILKQNELIEYIAQEENIKNSGIIITQFADKYMLIKWERFKK